A portion of the Oncorhynchus gorbuscha isolate QuinsamMale2020 ecotype Even-year linkage group LG07, OgorEven_v1.0, whole genome shotgun sequence genome contains these proteins:
- the faap100 gene encoding Fanconi anemia core complex-associated protein 100 isoform X2: protein MFTDEISRLRVMFHAWLFLQILTILLSAMEARCAVVETWAEFGCPSPGTAAKVIWSGEDVLICTGGDEVSVFNTQELKLTAVLQFLSPVCHMVLSEDKQSVYAVCESDGVYCVSLPTLHPKSPTPPADQSPGPALIKVSSNSLAARDEGVCSLIEVGGSGGTLVTVSLRDAAWWFTLYKAADHQKLTQFSLPVVSVGPAGLVMRPVLACVYSSDAPLLSSSSSSTTTKLPPLSSSLGVKHFLLEPLLFKLLFGVDAALINSPMILCGLPDGRLCSLPLLLPGRSGPCVRVLHSMEQPIMFIGTTTGTNYGPQCLVAVGQWGRVVLVRTCEGGPEEGGKVPALTEGCVSGPVVCVCAGREGLYYSTGSDLLALDLPGVREEAPKPEESLVVGHGERQGQGQAMVKARESATLQSPVSLNVCRVIALAGPSHNASGIVQLVALSLRGRLQRLTLPKGTETGGIPRLPLSQVGQRVRDLLAAIGDVCERASVLKSTIQSKNHSLRHLNQVLNVCCLLLANQNSGEQLLVSKKPIRCHVVAKWSRLLQRDSLNLTCVLANSSPYILERNWTFCVRVLPLSYPLPAGGVNTSQTFSFPFQKLEPGGRMEVSLPLTVAGDTSFPVTVSCSLTYSLQSLLGSEELSRLLANGELASRLGLEGGWVSLPLDTLTVDWLDALQVTGTTPPHRDPNRPPISPDTTSMDIVEAFVSTHRSRGSGRGDGEGGGERMVASDGGLFSASIKVSTELLRGTLGLEPAGSAGPSQGVCGSVLGWLLSQGTGGEDWRGRGDNGGQESSVVYARCLGRHTVKLTAKEVTVGDTSVKEAVEVRVQCSSMAAVCGLHHAVLSRVQTLLQGNASTQESSMGVQGLGLRQALQRAQVLSEHLQEARIPEAIGLGMTTGQTTKTLFSVYRQLRENPLLIL from the exons ATGTTCACAGATGAAATTTCACGTTTACGTGTAATGTTTCACGCATGGCTTTTCTTACAGATCCTAACGATAC TTCTCTCGGCTATGGAGGCGAGATGTGCTGTTGTTGAGACTTGGGCTGAGTTCGGATGTCCTTCGCCGGGTACAGCTGCTAAAGTGATCTGGTCTGGGGAAGATGTGTTGATTTGCACTGGGGGCGACGAGGTGTCGGTCTTCAACACACAAGAGCTGAAACTGACG GCTGTTCTTCAGTTCCTGAGTCCAGTGTGTCACATGGTGCTGAGTGAGGACAAGCAGTCTGTCTATGCTGTCTGTGAGAGTGATGGGGTGTACTGTGTCAGTCTACCAACTCTGCACCCTAA GTCTCCCACTCCCCCAGCTGACCAATCCCCTGGCCCTGCTCTGATCAAGGTGTCGTCTAATTCGCTGGCAGCCAGAGACGAGGGGGTGTGTTCTCTGATTGAGGTGGGAGGGTCCGGTGGGACCTTGGTGACCGTCTCCCTGAGAGACGCAGCCTGGTGGTTTACTCTCTATAAAGCAGCTGACCACCAGAAACTGACTCAGTTTAGTCTACCTGTCGTTTCAGTTGGTCCCGCAGGACTGGTCATGAGACCTGTGTTAGCGTGCGTTTACAGCAGTGATGCACCACTCTTATCATCTTCATCatcctcaacaacaacaaaactacCACCTTTGTCATCATCATTAGGCGTCAAACATTTTCTCCTGGAGCCTCTCCTCTTCAAGCTCCTCTTCGGCGTCGATGCTGCCCTCATCAACTCCCCCATGATCCTTTGCGGCCTGCCTGATGGGCGTCTCTGCTCCCTCCCCTTACTTCTCCCAGGACGATCAGGCCCCTGCGTTAGAGTTCTAcacagcatggagcagccaatCATGTTTATCGGAACCACGACCGGGACAAATTATGGTCCACAGTGTTTGGTGGCAGTAGGCCAATGGGGGAGGGTGGTGCTGGTCAGAACCTGTGAAGGGGGGCCGGAGGAGGGGGGCAAGGTACCAGCATTAACAGAGGGGTGTGTGTCGgggcctgtggtgtgtgtgtgtgcaggcaggGAGGGCCTGTACTACAGCACAGGGTCAGATCTTCTAGCCCTGGATCTCCCAGGGGTGCGAGAGGAAGCTCCAAAGCCAGAAGAGAGCCTGGTGGTCGGCCACGGGGAGAGGCAAGGCCAGGGACAGGCCATGGTGAAAGCAAGGGAgtctgctaccctacagagtccTGTCAGCCTTAATGTCTGCAGGGTCATTGCCCTGGCTGGGCCCTCACACAATGCCTCAG gcaTAGTGCAGTTGGTGGCTTTGTCTCTCCGGGGGAGGCTCCAGCGTTTAACCCTGCctaaggggacagagacagggggcaTACCCAGGCTCCCCTTATCACAGGtgggacagagagtgagggacCTCCTTGCAGCCATTGGAGATGTGTGTGAGAG AGCATCTGTGTTGAAAAGCACCATACAGTCCAAAAACCACTCCCTCAGACACCTGAATCAGGTGCTCAATGTCTGCTGCCTACTGCTAGCAAATCAGAACAGTGGAGAGCAGCTCCTGGTCAGCAAGAAGCCAATCAGGTGTCACGTTGTTGCCAAGTGGAGCCGCCTGCTACAGAGAGACTCCCTGAATCTGACCTGTGTTCTGGCCAATTCTAGTCCTTACATTCTAGAACGGAACTGGACGTTCTGTGTGAGAGTTCTACCATTATCCTACCCTCTTCCTGCAGGGGGGGTGAACACCTCTCAAACATTCTCATTCCCATTCCAGAAACTAGAACCGGGTGGGAGAATGGAAGTGTCGTTGCCCCTAACAGTGGCGGGGGACACATCTTTCCCTGTGACGGTTAGCTGCTCGCTCACCTACTCCCTGCAAAGCCTGCTGGGGTCTGAGGAGCTGTCCCGCCTCCTGGCTAATGGGGAGCTGGCATCTCGTCTGGGATTGGAGGGTGGATGGGTCAGTCTGCCCCTTGACACGCTGACAGTGGATTGGCTGGATGCTCTGCAGGTGACCGGGACCACGCCCCCTCACAGGGACCCAAACAGACCCCCCATTTCCCCAGATACCACCTCGATGGATATCGTTGAGGCCTTCGTGAGCACCCATCGGAGCAGGGGTTctgggaggggggatggagaaggaggaggagagaggatggtggCGTCTGATGGGGGGCTGTTTTCAGCAAGCATCAAGGTCTCAACAGAGCTACTGAGAGGGACACTAGGACTGGAGCCAGCAGGCTCTGCTGGCCCTTCTCAgggtgtgtgtggctctgtgctGGGCTGGCTGCTGTcacaggggacaggaggagaggactggaggggcaGAGGGGACAATGGAGGACAGGAAAGCTCTGTGGTCTACGCCCGGTGTCTAGGGCGACACACTGTCAAACTCACAGCCAAAGAG GTAACTGTAGGGGACACCAGTGTTAAGGAGGCTGTGGAGGTGCGAGTGCAGTGCTCCTCCATGGCAGCCGTGTGTGGACTACACCATGCAGTGTTAAGCCGTGTTCAG ACTCTTCTCCAGGGTAATGCTAGCACACAGGAGTCCTCTATGGGAGTCCAGGGACTGGGCTTGAGACAGGCCCTACAGCGGGCACAG GTCCTATCTGAGCATCTCCAGGAGGCTCGTATCCCAGAAGCCATTGGACTGGGGATGACCACGGGACAAACCACCAAGACACTGTTCAGCGTTTACAGGCAACTCCGAGAGaaccccctcctcatcctctga
- the faap100 gene encoding Fanconi anemia core complex-associated protein 100 isoform X1 yields MFTDEISRLRVMFHAWLFLQILTILLSAMEARCAVVETWAEFGCPSPGTAAKVIWSGEDVLICTGGDEVSVFNTQELKLTAVLQFLSPVCHMVLSEDKQSVYAVCESDGVYCVSLPTLHPKSPTPPADQSPGPALIKVSSNSLAARDEGVCSLIEVGGSGGTLVTVSLRDAAWWFTLYKAADHQKLTQFSLPVVSVGPAGLVMRPVLACVYSSDAPLLSSSSSSTTTKLPPLSSSLGVKHFLLEPLLFKLLFGVDAALINSPMILCGLPDGRLCSLPLLLPGRSGPCVRVLHSMEQPIMFIGTTTGTNYGPQCLVAVGQWGRVVLVRTCEGGPEEGGKVPALTEGCVSGPVVCVCAGREGLYYSTGSDLLALDLPGVREEAPKPEESLVVGHGERQGQGQAMVKARESATLQSPVSLNVCRVIALAGPSHNASDHVCVCVTGIVQLVALSLRGRLQRLTLPKGTETGGIPRLPLSQVGQRVRDLLAAIGDVCERASVLKSTIQSKNHSLRHLNQVLNVCCLLLANQNSGEQLLVSKKPIRCHVVAKWSRLLQRDSLNLTCVLANSSPYILERNWTFCVRVLPLSYPLPAGGVNTSQTFSFPFQKLEPGGRMEVSLPLTVAGDTSFPVTVSCSLTYSLQSLLGSEELSRLLANGELASRLGLEGGWVSLPLDTLTVDWLDALQVTGTTPPHRDPNRPPISPDTTSMDIVEAFVSTHRSRGSGRGDGEGGGERMVASDGGLFSASIKVSTELLRGTLGLEPAGSAGPSQGVCGSVLGWLLSQGTGGEDWRGRGDNGGQESSVVYARCLGRHTVKLTAKEVTVGDTSVKEAVEVRVQCSSMAAVCGLHHAVLSRVQTLLQGNASTQESSMGVQGLGLRQALQRAQVLSEHLQEARIPEAIGLGMTTGQTTKTLFSVYRQLRENPLLIL; encoded by the exons ATGTTCACAGATGAAATTTCACGTTTACGTGTAATGTTTCACGCATGGCTTTTCTTACAGATCCTAACGATAC TTCTCTCGGCTATGGAGGCGAGATGTGCTGTTGTTGAGACTTGGGCTGAGTTCGGATGTCCTTCGCCGGGTACAGCTGCTAAAGTGATCTGGTCTGGGGAAGATGTGTTGATTTGCACTGGGGGCGACGAGGTGTCGGTCTTCAACACACAAGAGCTGAAACTGACG GCTGTTCTTCAGTTCCTGAGTCCAGTGTGTCACATGGTGCTGAGTGAGGACAAGCAGTCTGTCTATGCTGTCTGTGAGAGTGATGGGGTGTACTGTGTCAGTCTACCAACTCTGCACCCTAA GTCTCCCACTCCCCCAGCTGACCAATCCCCTGGCCCTGCTCTGATCAAGGTGTCGTCTAATTCGCTGGCAGCCAGAGACGAGGGGGTGTGTTCTCTGATTGAGGTGGGAGGGTCCGGTGGGACCTTGGTGACCGTCTCCCTGAGAGACGCAGCCTGGTGGTTTACTCTCTATAAAGCAGCTGACCACCAGAAACTGACTCAGTTTAGTCTACCTGTCGTTTCAGTTGGTCCCGCAGGACTGGTCATGAGACCTGTGTTAGCGTGCGTTTACAGCAGTGATGCACCACTCTTATCATCTTCATCatcctcaacaacaacaaaactacCACCTTTGTCATCATCATTAGGCGTCAAACATTTTCTCCTGGAGCCTCTCCTCTTCAAGCTCCTCTTCGGCGTCGATGCTGCCCTCATCAACTCCCCCATGATCCTTTGCGGCCTGCCTGATGGGCGTCTCTGCTCCCTCCCCTTACTTCTCCCAGGACGATCAGGCCCCTGCGTTAGAGTTCTAcacagcatggagcagccaatCATGTTTATCGGAACCACGACCGGGACAAATTATGGTCCACAGTGTTTGGTGGCAGTAGGCCAATGGGGGAGGGTGGTGCTGGTCAGAACCTGTGAAGGGGGGCCGGAGGAGGGGGGCAAGGTACCAGCATTAACAGAGGGGTGTGTGTCGgggcctgtggtgtgtgtgtgtgcaggcaggGAGGGCCTGTACTACAGCACAGGGTCAGATCTTCTAGCCCTGGATCTCCCAGGGGTGCGAGAGGAAGCTCCAAAGCCAGAAGAGAGCCTGGTGGTCGGCCACGGGGAGAGGCAAGGCCAGGGACAGGCCATGGTGAAAGCAAGGGAgtctgctaccctacagagtccTGTCAGCCTTAATGTCTGCAGGGTCATTGCCCTGGCTGGGCCCTCACACAATGCCTCAG atcatgtttgtgtgtgtgttacaggcaTAGTGCAGTTGGTGGCTTTGTCTCTCCGGGGGAGGCTCCAGCGTTTAACCCTGCctaaggggacagagacagggggcaTACCCAGGCTCCCCTTATCACAGGtgggacagagagtgagggacCTCCTTGCAGCCATTGGAGATGTGTGTGAGAG AGCATCTGTGTTGAAAAGCACCATACAGTCCAAAAACCACTCCCTCAGACACCTGAATCAGGTGCTCAATGTCTGCTGCCTACTGCTAGCAAATCAGAACAGTGGAGAGCAGCTCCTGGTCAGCAAGAAGCCAATCAGGTGTCACGTTGTTGCCAAGTGGAGCCGCCTGCTACAGAGAGACTCCCTGAATCTGACCTGTGTTCTGGCCAATTCTAGTCCTTACATTCTAGAACGGAACTGGACGTTCTGTGTGAGAGTTCTACCATTATCCTACCCTCTTCCTGCAGGGGGGGTGAACACCTCTCAAACATTCTCATTCCCATTCCAGAAACTAGAACCGGGTGGGAGAATGGAAGTGTCGTTGCCCCTAACAGTGGCGGGGGACACATCTTTCCCTGTGACGGTTAGCTGCTCGCTCACCTACTCCCTGCAAAGCCTGCTGGGGTCTGAGGAGCTGTCCCGCCTCCTGGCTAATGGGGAGCTGGCATCTCGTCTGGGATTGGAGGGTGGATGGGTCAGTCTGCCCCTTGACACGCTGACAGTGGATTGGCTGGATGCTCTGCAGGTGACCGGGACCACGCCCCCTCACAGGGACCCAAACAGACCCCCCATTTCCCCAGATACCACCTCGATGGATATCGTTGAGGCCTTCGTGAGCACCCATCGGAGCAGGGGTTctgggaggggggatggagaaggaggaggagagaggatggtggCGTCTGATGGGGGGCTGTTTTCAGCAAGCATCAAGGTCTCAACAGAGCTACTGAGAGGGACACTAGGACTGGAGCCAGCAGGCTCTGCTGGCCCTTCTCAgggtgtgtgtggctctgtgctGGGCTGGCTGCTGTcacaggggacaggaggagaggactggaggggcaGAGGGGACAATGGAGGACAGGAAAGCTCTGTGGTCTACGCCCGGTGTCTAGGGCGACACACTGTCAAACTCACAGCCAAAGAG GTAACTGTAGGGGACACCAGTGTTAAGGAGGCTGTGGAGGTGCGAGTGCAGTGCTCCTCCATGGCAGCCGTGTGTGGACTACACCATGCAGTGTTAAGCCGTGTTCAG ACTCTTCTCCAGGGTAATGCTAGCACACAGGAGTCCTCTATGGGAGTCCAGGGACTGGGCTTGAGACAGGCCCTACAGCGGGCACAG GTCCTATCTGAGCATCTCCAGGAGGCTCGTATCCCAGAAGCCATTGGACTGGGGATGACCACGGGACAAACCACCAAGACACTGTTCAGCGTTTACAGGCAACTCCGAGAGaaccccctcctcatcctctga
- the faap100 gene encoding Fanconi anemia core complex-associated protein 100 isoform X3, whose product MFHAWLFLQILTILLSAMEARCAVVETWAEFGCPSPGTAAKVIWSGEDVLICTGGDEVSVFNTQELKLTAVLQFLSPVCHMVLSEDKQSVYAVCESDGVYCVSLPTLHPKSPTPPADQSPGPALIKVSSNSLAARDEGVCSLIEVGGSGGTLVTVSLRDAAWWFTLYKAADHQKLTQFSLPVVSVGPAGLVMRPVLACVYSSDAPLLSSSSSSTTTKLPPLSSSLGVKHFLLEPLLFKLLFGVDAALINSPMILCGLPDGRLCSLPLLLPGRSGPCVRVLHSMEQPIMFIGTTTGTNYGPQCLVAVGQWGRVVLVRTCEGGPEEGGKVPALTEGCVSGPVVCVCAGREGLYYSTGSDLLALDLPGVREEAPKPEESLVVGHGERQGQGQAMVKARESATLQSPVSLNVCRVIALAGPSHNASDHVCVCVTGIVQLVALSLRGRLQRLTLPKGTETGGIPRLPLSQVGQRVRDLLAAIGDVCERASVLKSTIQSKNHSLRHLNQVLNVCCLLLANQNSGEQLLVSKKPIRCHVVAKWSRLLQRDSLNLTCVLANSSPYILERNWTFCVRVLPLSYPLPAGGVNTSQTFSFPFQKLEPGGRMEVSLPLTVAGDTSFPVTVSCSLTYSLQSLLGSEELSRLLANGELASRLGLEGGWVSLPLDTLTVDWLDALQVTGTTPPHRDPNRPPISPDTTSMDIVEAFVSTHRSRGSGRGDGEGGGERMVASDGGLFSASIKVSTELLRGTLGLEPAGSAGPSQGVCGSVLGWLLSQGTGGEDWRGRGDNGGQESSVVYARCLGRHTVKLTAKEVTVGDTSVKEAVEVRVQCSSMAAVCGLHHAVLSRVQTLLQGNASTQESSMGVQGLGLRQALQRAQVLSEHLQEARIPEAIGLGMTTGQTTKTLFSVYRQLRENPLLIL is encoded by the exons ATGTTTCACGCATGGCTTTTCTTACAGATCCTAACGATAC TTCTCTCGGCTATGGAGGCGAGATGTGCTGTTGTTGAGACTTGGGCTGAGTTCGGATGTCCTTCGCCGGGTACAGCTGCTAAAGTGATCTGGTCTGGGGAAGATGTGTTGATTTGCACTGGGGGCGACGAGGTGTCGGTCTTCAACACACAAGAGCTGAAACTGACG GCTGTTCTTCAGTTCCTGAGTCCAGTGTGTCACATGGTGCTGAGTGAGGACAAGCAGTCTGTCTATGCTGTCTGTGAGAGTGATGGGGTGTACTGTGTCAGTCTACCAACTCTGCACCCTAA GTCTCCCACTCCCCCAGCTGACCAATCCCCTGGCCCTGCTCTGATCAAGGTGTCGTCTAATTCGCTGGCAGCCAGAGACGAGGGGGTGTGTTCTCTGATTGAGGTGGGAGGGTCCGGTGGGACCTTGGTGACCGTCTCCCTGAGAGACGCAGCCTGGTGGTTTACTCTCTATAAAGCAGCTGACCACCAGAAACTGACTCAGTTTAGTCTACCTGTCGTTTCAGTTGGTCCCGCAGGACTGGTCATGAGACCTGTGTTAGCGTGCGTTTACAGCAGTGATGCACCACTCTTATCATCTTCATCatcctcaacaacaacaaaactacCACCTTTGTCATCATCATTAGGCGTCAAACATTTTCTCCTGGAGCCTCTCCTCTTCAAGCTCCTCTTCGGCGTCGATGCTGCCCTCATCAACTCCCCCATGATCCTTTGCGGCCTGCCTGATGGGCGTCTCTGCTCCCTCCCCTTACTTCTCCCAGGACGATCAGGCCCCTGCGTTAGAGTTCTAcacagcatggagcagccaatCATGTTTATCGGAACCACGACCGGGACAAATTATGGTCCACAGTGTTTGGTGGCAGTAGGCCAATGGGGGAGGGTGGTGCTGGTCAGAACCTGTGAAGGGGGGCCGGAGGAGGGGGGCAAGGTACCAGCATTAACAGAGGGGTGTGTGTCGgggcctgtggtgtgtgtgtgtgcaggcaggGAGGGCCTGTACTACAGCACAGGGTCAGATCTTCTAGCCCTGGATCTCCCAGGGGTGCGAGAGGAAGCTCCAAAGCCAGAAGAGAGCCTGGTGGTCGGCCACGGGGAGAGGCAAGGCCAGGGACAGGCCATGGTGAAAGCAAGGGAgtctgctaccctacagagtccTGTCAGCCTTAATGTCTGCAGGGTCATTGCCCTGGCTGGGCCCTCACACAATGCCTCAG atcatgtttgtgtgtgtgttacaggcaTAGTGCAGTTGGTGGCTTTGTCTCTCCGGGGGAGGCTCCAGCGTTTAACCCTGCctaaggggacagagacagggggcaTACCCAGGCTCCCCTTATCACAGGtgggacagagagtgagggacCTCCTTGCAGCCATTGGAGATGTGTGTGAGAG AGCATCTGTGTTGAAAAGCACCATACAGTCCAAAAACCACTCCCTCAGACACCTGAATCAGGTGCTCAATGTCTGCTGCCTACTGCTAGCAAATCAGAACAGTGGAGAGCAGCTCCTGGTCAGCAAGAAGCCAATCAGGTGTCACGTTGTTGCCAAGTGGAGCCGCCTGCTACAGAGAGACTCCCTGAATCTGACCTGTGTTCTGGCCAATTCTAGTCCTTACATTCTAGAACGGAACTGGACGTTCTGTGTGAGAGTTCTACCATTATCCTACCCTCTTCCTGCAGGGGGGGTGAACACCTCTCAAACATTCTCATTCCCATTCCAGAAACTAGAACCGGGTGGGAGAATGGAAGTGTCGTTGCCCCTAACAGTGGCGGGGGACACATCTTTCCCTGTGACGGTTAGCTGCTCGCTCACCTACTCCCTGCAAAGCCTGCTGGGGTCTGAGGAGCTGTCCCGCCTCCTGGCTAATGGGGAGCTGGCATCTCGTCTGGGATTGGAGGGTGGATGGGTCAGTCTGCCCCTTGACACGCTGACAGTGGATTGGCTGGATGCTCTGCAGGTGACCGGGACCACGCCCCCTCACAGGGACCCAAACAGACCCCCCATTTCCCCAGATACCACCTCGATGGATATCGTTGAGGCCTTCGTGAGCACCCATCGGAGCAGGGGTTctgggaggggggatggagaaggaggaggagagaggatggtggCGTCTGATGGGGGGCTGTTTTCAGCAAGCATCAAGGTCTCAACAGAGCTACTGAGAGGGACACTAGGACTGGAGCCAGCAGGCTCTGCTGGCCCTTCTCAgggtgtgtgtggctctgtgctGGGCTGGCTGCTGTcacaggggacaggaggagaggactggaggggcaGAGGGGACAATGGAGGACAGGAAAGCTCTGTGGTCTACGCCCGGTGTCTAGGGCGACACACTGTCAAACTCACAGCCAAAGAG GTAACTGTAGGGGACACCAGTGTTAAGGAGGCTGTGGAGGTGCGAGTGCAGTGCTCCTCCATGGCAGCCGTGTGTGGACTACACCATGCAGTGTTAAGCCGTGTTCAG ACTCTTCTCCAGGGTAATGCTAGCACACAGGAGTCCTCTATGGGAGTCCAGGGACTGGGCTTGAGACAGGCCCTACAGCGGGCACAG GTCCTATCTGAGCATCTCCAGGAGGCTCGTATCCCAGAAGCCATTGGACTGGGGATGACCACGGGACAAACCACCAAGACACTGTTCAGCGTTTACAGGCAACTCCGAGAGaaccccctcctcatcctctga
- the faap100 gene encoding Fanconi anemia core complex-associated protein 100 isoform X4 — translation MEARCAVVETWAEFGCPSPGTAAKVIWSGEDVLICTGGDEVSVFNTQELKLTAVLQFLSPVCHMVLSEDKQSVYAVCESDGVYCVSLPTLHPKSPTPPADQSPGPALIKVSSNSLAARDEGVCSLIEVGGSGGTLVTVSLRDAAWWFTLYKAADHQKLTQFSLPVVSVGPAGLVMRPVLACVYSSDAPLLSSSSSSTTTKLPPLSSSLGVKHFLLEPLLFKLLFGVDAALINSPMILCGLPDGRLCSLPLLLPGRSGPCVRVLHSMEQPIMFIGTTTGTNYGPQCLVAVGQWGRVVLVRTCEGGPEEGGKVPALTEGCVSGPVVCVCAGREGLYYSTGSDLLALDLPGVREEAPKPEESLVVGHGERQGQGQAMVKARESATLQSPVSLNVCRVIALAGPSHNASDHVCVCVTGIVQLVALSLRGRLQRLTLPKGTETGGIPRLPLSQVGQRVRDLLAAIGDVCERASVLKSTIQSKNHSLRHLNQVLNVCCLLLANQNSGEQLLVSKKPIRCHVVAKWSRLLQRDSLNLTCVLANSSPYILERNWTFCVRVLPLSYPLPAGGVNTSQTFSFPFQKLEPGGRMEVSLPLTVAGDTSFPVTVSCSLTYSLQSLLGSEELSRLLANGELASRLGLEGGWVSLPLDTLTVDWLDALQVTGTTPPHRDPNRPPISPDTTSMDIVEAFVSTHRSRGSGRGDGEGGGERMVASDGGLFSASIKVSTELLRGTLGLEPAGSAGPSQGVCGSVLGWLLSQGTGGEDWRGRGDNGGQESSVVYARCLGRHTVKLTAKEVTVGDTSVKEAVEVRVQCSSMAAVCGLHHAVLSRVQTLLQGNASTQESSMGVQGLGLRQALQRAQVLSEHLQEARIPEAIGLGMTTGQTTKTLFSVYRQLRENPLLIL, via the exons ATGGAGGCGAGATGTGCTGTTGTTGAGACTTGGGCTGAGTTCGGATGTCCTTCGCCGGGTACAGCTGCTAAAGTGATCTGGTCTGGGGAAGATGTGTTGATTTGCACTGGGGGCGACGAGGTGTCGGTCTTCAACACACAAGAGCTGAAACTGACG GCTGTTCTTCAGTTCCTGAGTCCAGTGTGTCACATGGTGCTGAGTGAGGACAAGCAGTCTGTCTATGCTGTCTGTGAGAGTGATGGGGTGTACTGTGTCAGTCTACCAACTCTGCACCCTAA GTCTCCCACTCCCCCAGCTGACCAATCCCCTGGCCCTGCTCTGATCAAGGTGTCGTCTAATTCGCTGGCAGCCAGAGACGAGGGGGTGTGTTCTCTGATTGAGGTGGGAGGGTCCGGTGGGACCTTGGTGACCGTCTCCCTGAGAGACGCAGCCTGGTGGTTTACTCTCTATAAAGCAGCTGACCACCAGAAACTGACTCAGTTTAGTCTACCTGTCGTTTCAGTTGGTCCCGCAGGACTGGTCATGAGACCTGTGTTAGCGTGCGTTTACAGCAGTGATGCACCACTCTTATCATCTTCATCatcctcaacaacaacaaaactacCACCTTTGTCATCATCATTAGGCGTCAAACATTTTCTCCTGGAGCCTCTCCTCTTCAAGCTCCTCTTCGGCGTCGATGCTGCCCTCATCAACTCCCCCATGATCCTTTGCGGCCTGCCTGATGGGCGTCTCTGCTCCCTCCCCTTACTTCTCCCAGGACGATCAGGCCCCTGCGTTAGAGTTCTAcacagcatggagcagccaatCATGTTTATCGGAACCACGACCGGGACAAATTATGGTCCACAGTGTTTGGTGGCAGTAGGCCAATGGGGGAGGGTGGTGCTGGTCAGAACCTGTGAAGGGGGGCCGGAGGAGGGGGGCAAGGTACCAGCATTAACAGAGGGGTGTGTGTCGgggcctgtggtgtgtgtgtgtgcaggcaggGAGGGCCTGTACTACAGCACAGGGTCAGATCTTCTAGCCCTGGATCTCCCAGGGGTGCGAGAGGAAGCTCCAAAGCCAGAAGAGAGCCTGGTGGTCGGCCACGGGGAGAGGCAAGGCCAGGGACAGGCCATGGTGAAAGCAAGGGAgtctgctaccctacagagtccTGTCAGCCTTAATGTCTGCAGGGTCATTGCCCTGGCTGGGCCCTCACACAATGCCTCAG atcatgtttgtgtgtgtgttacaggcaTAGTGCAGTTGGTGGCTTTGTCTCTCCGGGGGAGGCTCCAGCGTTTAACCCTGCctaaggggacagagacagggggcaTACCCAGGCTCCCCTTATCACAGGtgggacagagagtgagggacCTCCTTGCAGCCATTGGAGATGTGTGTGAGAG AGCATCTGTGTTGAAAAGCACCATACAGTCCAAAAACCACTCCCTCAGACACCTGAATCAGGTGCTCAATGTCTGCTGCCTACTGCTAGCAAATCAGAACAGTGGAGAGCAGCTCCTGGTCAGCAAGAAGCCAATCAGGTGTCACGTTGTTGCCAAGTGGAGCCGCCTGCTACAGAGAGACTCCCTGAATCTGACCTGTGTTCTGGCCAATTCTAGTCCTTACATTCTAGAACGGAACTGGACGTTCTGTGTGAGAGTTCTACCATTATCCTACCCTCTTCCTGCAGGGGGGGTGAACACCTCTCAAACATTCTCATTCCCATTCCAGAAACTAGAACCGGGTGGGAGAATGGAAGTGTCGTTGCCCCTAACAGTGGCGGGGGACACATCTTTCCCTGTGACGGTTAGCTGCTCGCTCACCTACTCCCTGCAAAGCCTGCTGGGGTCTGAGGAGCTGTCCCGCCTCCTGGCTAATGGGGAGCTGGCATCTCGTCTGGGATTGGAGGGTGGATGGGTCAGTCTGCCCCTTGACACGCTGACAGTGGATTGGCTGGATGCTCTGCAGGTGACCGGGACCACGCCCCCTCACAGGGACCCAAACAGACCCCCCATTTCCCCAGATACCACCTCGATGGATATCGTTGAGGCCTTCGTGAGCACCCATCGGAGCAGGGGTTctgggaggggggatggagaaggaggaggagagaggatggtggCGTCTGATGGGGGGCTGTTTTCAGCAAGCATCAAGGTCTCAACAGAGCTACTGAGAGGGACACTAGGACTGGAGCCAGCAGGCTCTGCTGGCCCTTCTCAgggtgtgtgtggctctgtgctGGGCTGGCTGCTGTcacaggggacaggaggagaggactggaggggcaGAGGGGACAATGGAGGACAGGAAAGCTCTGTGGTCTACGCCCGGTGTCTAGGGCGACACACTGTCAAACTCACAGCCAAAGAG GTAACTGTAGGGGACACCAGTGTTAAGGAGGCTGTGGAGGTGCGAGTGCAGTGCTCCTCCATGGCAGCCGTGTGTGGACTACACCATGCAGTGTTAAGCCGTGTTCAG ACTCTTCTCCAGGGTAATGCTAGCACACAGGAGTCCTCTATGGGAGTCCAGGGACTGGGCTTGAGACAGGCCCTACAGCGGGCACAG GTCCTATCTGAGCATCTCCAGGAGGCTCGTATCCCAGAAGCCATTGGACTGGGGATGACCACGGGACAAACCACCAAGACACTGTTCAGCGTTTACAGGCAACTCCGAGAGaaccccctcctcatcctctga